In a single window of the Papaver somniferum cultivar HN1 chromosome 8, ASM357369v1, whole genome shotgun sequence genome:
- the LOC113301148 gene encoding uncharacterized protein LOC113301148 — protein sequence MEVKLHIYDVTNSGSAKTNNTIVQINKIFKDGIGLGGIFHSAIQVYGDEEWSFGYCEQGTGVFSCPPSKNPMYTYRECIVLGTTTASIYKVNQILRELSREWPGESYDLLSKNCNHFCDEFCERLDVPKIPAWVNRFANAGDAAMEVAGNTALRFRQAKAEIVTASKVAYRFLSNVTTTANTSTVNQDSPGNSNRGGNPRFQSTWFKNLMSIGARPPNSPELDTQTEGALPHQQQRHSTGPIRQNSRDI from the exons ATGGAGGTGAAACTCCATATATACGATGTAACTAATAGTGGTTCAGCAAAAACTAACAATACAATTGTTCAAATCAATAAGATCTTTAAAGATGGGATTGGTCTTGGTGGTATCTTTCACTCTGCTATTCAG GTCTATGGGGATGAGGAATGGTCTTTTGGGTACTGTGAACAAGGCACTGGAGTGTTTAGTTGCCCACCCAGTAAGAATCCGATGTACACATATCGTGAATGTATAGTCCTCGGAACGACAACAGCCTCAATCTACAAAGTTAACCAGATCCTACGAGAACTTAGCAGAGAGTGGCCAGGAGAGTCATACGATCTACTATCAAAGAACTGCAATCACTTCTGCGATGAGTTTTGTGAAAGGCTAGATGTGCCTAAAATTCCAG CTTGGGTTAACCGGTTCGCCAATGCTGGTGATGCTGCAATGGAGGTTGCTGGAAACACGGCGTTACGA TTCCGGCAAGCCAAGGCAGAGATTGTGACTGCTAGTAAGGTTGCATATCGGTTCCTTTCAAATGTTACTACCACAGCCAACACTTCCACAGTAAATCAAGACTCTCCGGGCAATTCAAACAGAGGTGGTAACCCTAGATTCCAATCTACGTGGTTCAAAAATTTGATGTCCATTGGTGCCAGACCACCTAATAGCCCAGAGCTTGATACCCAAACCGAAGGCGCACTTCCTCATCAGCAACAGAGACATTCCACAGGTCCTATAAGGCAGAATTCAAGAGACATTTGA